The following are from one region of the Candidatus Poribacteria bacterium genome:
- a CDS encoding haloacid dehalogenase type II codes for MPNFAETKALTFDLFGTILDLGGSLTPFIGESLTARGVDVSADEFWAQWRYRQRIEQYQDTITMLGHSGYLETVRRAVHYVLRANGIAATPETVEEFMRGWQSLSPFPEVLSALAKLKSRYQLVVLSNGDPSFLDYLVTARVAWDFDDVISVTSVGAFKPHPAVYRGAAGKLGLEVNECLMVSANSFDIMGARACGYRGAFVNRYELPYEDTLYQPDVTVHDFAELTAALL; via the coding sequence ATGCCAAATTTTGCAGAGACGAAAGCACTTACATTTGATTTATTCGGTACGATTTTAGACTTAGGCGGTAGCCTGACACCCTTTATTGGTGAATCTCTGACCGCCCGTGGCGTTGATGTATCAGCGGATGAATTTTGGGCGCAGTGGCGGTATCGACAGCGGATTGAGCAATATCAAGATACGATTACGATGCTCGGACATAGCGGTTATCTGGAGACCGTGCGCCGTGCTGTCCACTACGTACTGAGAGCAAACGGCATTGCTGCGACTCCTGAAACAGTGGAGGAATTTATGCGAGGTTGGCAGTCCCTCTCGCCTTTCCCTGAAGTTTTGTCTGCCCTCGCGAAACTGAAATCTCGGTATCAGTTGGTGGTGTTATCCAACGGCGATCCGTCGTTTTTAGACTATCTCGTTACGGCGCGCGTTGCCTGGGATTTCGATGACGTAATCTCGGTTACATCGGTGGGTGCGTTTAAGCCGCATCCGGCGGTCTATCGCGGTGCAGCAGGGAAATTAGGACTTGAAGTCAATGAATGTCTGATGGTCTCTGCGAATTCGTTTGACATTATGGGGGCGCGGGCGTGTGGATATAGAGGGGCGTTTGTGAACCGTTATGAACTGCCATACGAGGATACGCTGTATCAACCGGATGTAACGGTGCACGATTTTGCGGAGTTAACAGCGGCGTTGCTGTAG
- a CDS encoding Ldh family oxidoreductase, protein MNRPPEAFVHVDEERLLNFSTACFERAGITHEHAALISRLLVNSDLRGVRSHGTRTVNGYCGGFENGSFNPRPNIRIIHETPTAVVLDGNGTLGYLPMVRATEHAIAKAKEVGIGMGLVRYIGHYGSAGHYARICNEAGCIGFSVQGYQNQGNAENQDPKPQLGYYGNPPICFAIPSGDEPPVVLDAATCIMADYQRGPDFDALLSVIPAAFFKSIGYTAVASLLGGALTGFTEPPPEDTAKWSGGRMGGMVLAIDIESVVPAAVFNTEVDRMVHDVRETYEPMPGTDRALLPGSIETERTAQHRREGIRYGEMEQESARGVSERLGVPLPWDE, encoded by the coding sequence ATGAATAGACCACCAGAAGCCTTTGTTCACGTGGACGAAGAACGACTCCTCAACTTCTCCACCGCCTGCTTTGAGAGAGCAGGCATTACACACGAACACGCCGCACTCATCAGTCGCCTACTCGTCAATTCCGACTTACGAGGTGTCCGTAGTCACGGGACACGGACTGTTAATGGATATTGTGGCGGGTTTGAAAACGGAAGTTTCAATCCGCGTCCGAACATCCGCATCATCCACGAAACGCCAACGGCTGTCGTGCTTGACGGCAACGGTACACTCGGTTATCTGCCAATGGTGCGTGCCACCGAACACGCTATCGCCAAAGCGAAAGAGGTCGGCATCGGGATGGGATTGGTGCGTTATATTGGACACTACGGCTCCGCGGGACATTATGCGCGTATCTGTAACGAAGCCGGTTGCATCGGGTTTTCGGTGCAGGGGTACCAGAACCAAGGCAACGCCGAAAACCAAGACCCCAAACCGCAACTCGGCTACTACGGCAATCCGCCGATATGTTTCGCCATCCCTTCTGGTGATGAACCGCCTGTCGTGTTGGATGCCGCAACCTGCATTATGGCAGACTACCAACGCGGTCCCGATTTTGATGCACTGCTTTCCGTCATTCCCGCGGCTTTCTTCAAGAGTATCGGCTACACCGCCGTGGCAAGTCTACTCGGTGGCGCGCTGACGGGTTTCACTGAACCACCACCGGAGGATACCGCAAAATGGAGCGGTGGACGCATGGGCGGCATGGTCCTCGCTATAGACATTGAATCCGTTGTACCAGCTGCTGTTTTCAACACCGAGGTCGACCGCATGGTGCATGATGTCCGCGAAACTTATGAACCAATGCCCGGAACCGACAGGGCACTGCTACCAGGTTCGATTGAGACAGAACGCACAGCACAACATCGCCGCGAAGGTATCCGTTACGGTGAAATGGAACAGGAATCCGCACGCGGGGTTAGTGAACGCTTAGGCGTACCACTGCCATGGGACGAATAA
- a CDS encoding ABC transporter substrate-binding protein has product MKNIPITLAVVFVLIWTLIGCDKIQQVVIPEKGVDSESTTLKIGFLASGSRTTYPNGAEIAISEINARGGLLGMPVELITAVGLIEAEAAVQVAATMIQDDDIIAILGPNRSSHAIPVSEVAQQHGVPMVTTTATNPNVTSAGDFVFMAAFTDAYQGNVMAQFAAEELGLTSVALLTRSGEVYTEGISEFFRTNFTHAGGTIAANVFYEENTTDFTEQLTRIAEGTPDALFVSGLAEEITLIAKQARVLSLQNAAGQPVLFLGADAWDNPDLLMNEEIDIEGSFFSGHFSTATDKPSGKAFVEAYRAAYGALLIGGHAVSYDAAQILIAAIERAGSLEGEAIREELAATKNYIGATDIAHYDENRHPTKSAVIFTIKNGKKQFYKQIDP; this is encoded by the coding sequence ATGAAAAACATACCTATAACGCTTGCTGTGGTGTTTGTGCTAATATGGACACTCATTGGATGTGATAAAATCCAGCAAGTTGTTATCCCAGAAAAAGGTGTTGACTCCGAGTCAACCACCCTTAAAATTGGGTTCCTCGCCTCAGGGAGCCGCACGACATATCCTAACGGTGCGGAGATAGCTATCTCCGAAATCAACGCTCGCGGCGGCCTGTTAGGGATGCCTGTTGAATTAATAACCGCAGTTGGGCTCATAGAAGCGGAGGCAGCGGTCCAAGTCGCTGCAACGATGATCCAAGACGACGACATCATCGCGATTCTTGGACCCAATCGTTCTTCACATGCTATTCCGGTAAGTGAAGTGGCGCAGCAACACGGTGTGCCTATGGTTACCACAACTGCAACGAATCCAAACGTAACAAGTGCCGGTGATTTCGTTTTTATGGCAGCCTTCACGGATGCCTATCAAGGGAACGTCATGGCACAGTTTGCTGCTGAAGAACTCGGTTTGACATCTGTTGCACTCCTCACCAGAAGCGGCGAAGTCTATACGGAGGGCATATCCGAATTCTTCCGGACAAACTTCACCCACGCAGGTGGCACGATCGCGGCAAATGTGTTTTATGAAGAAAACACCACAGATTTTACCGAGCAACTCACACGGATCGCTGAAGGCACGCCCGACGCACTTTTTGTCTCAGGGTTAGCCGAGGAAATCACACTTATCGCGAAACAAGCGAGAGTCCTTTCTTTACAAAATGCAGCAGGGCAACCTGTCCTTTTCCTCGGTGCCGATGCATGGGACAATCCCGACCTACTCATGAATGAAGAAATTGACATTGAAGGCAGCTTCTTCAGTGGACATTTTTCAACCGCAACCGATAAACCGAGCGGAAAAGCATTTGTGGAAGCCTACCGGGCAGCTTATGGAGCGTTACTGATCGGGGGACACGCCGTAAGTTACGATGCAGCGCAAATTCTCATCGCAGCTATTGAGAGAGCGGGAAGTCTTGAAGGTGAAGCCATCCGGGAAGAACTGGCGGCAACGAAAAACTACATCGGGGCAACTGACATCGCACATTACGACGAGAACCGCCACCCAACGAAAAGCGCGGTAATTTTCACTATCAAAAACGGCAAAAAGCAGTTCTATAAGCAGATTGACCCTTAA
- a CDS encoding sulfotransferase, translated as MKNLITVIGRGHSGTRAISHTLYASGVFMGSQLNPSGDKIPPHAMYDACRVMAQYVKWQGGLSWDFEPLFTMPIDPEFEGLIRTYLADVLRDPALHKGWKIPETTLVYPWIIRMFPEIKYIHWIRDPRDCIRGSHKTDDLRDFGVVYPETDDIYERRAISWIYQYKLMQATPMPENVIQIRFEDFVLDQEAILKKLEAFLGIPLGRIIVRPDAVARWKKDFLALEPGGSLPHYEFEFLQKAIVENGYPLTTT; from the coding sequence ATGAAAAATTTAATCACAGTTATTGGGCGCGGTCATTCTGGGACGCGCGCCATCTCTCATACATTGTATGCCAGTGGGGTTTTCATGGGGAGTCAACTCAATCCATCTGGTGATAAAATTCCGCCGCATGCTATGTATGATGCCTGCCGAGTCATGGCGCAATACGTCAAATGGCAAGGCGGATTGTCGTGGGACTTTGAACCGTTGTTTACGATGCCGATTGACCCGGAATTTGAGGGGCTTATCAGGACGTACCTTGCGGATGTCCTTCGGGATCCAGCACTTCACAAGGGCTGGAAGATCCCCGAGACTACGCTTGTCTATCCCTGGATAATTCGGATGTTTCCTGAGATAAAATATATCCATTGGATTCGGGATCCGCGGGATTGTATTCGGGGGAGCCACAAAACAGATGACCTTCGGGACTTTGGGGTCGTATACCCTGAAACCGACGATATCTATGAACGCCGGGCAATTTCGTGGATCTATCAGTATAAGCTCATGCAAGCAACCCCGATGCCTGAGAATGTTATCCAGATCCGCTTTGAGGACTTTGTCCTGGATCAGGAGGCAATACTCAAAAAACTTGAGGCATTTTTGGGTATCCCATTAGGTCGGATCATTGTCCGACCAGATGCAGTTGCGCGTTGGAAAAAAGATTTTTTGGCATTAGAACCAGGGGGCTCGTTACCACATTACGAATTTGAGTTTCTTCAGAAAGCGATTGTCGAAAACGGTTATCCTTTAACAACAACATGA
- a CDS encoding Gfo/Idh/MocA family oxidoreductase, with the protein MSTNTSYRVGLVGAGGIANAHANACQQAPSAELAAICDVSGDALAGFGERYDVDPENRYLSLAEMLDTENLDIAIICTWGAFHAEVGIQISESHQVKAILCEKPFTSTAAEAEAFVGAAQENGVLVAEAFKFRHHPMHLKAKELVDAGAIGEFKAIRSTFCTGGGGGGPEARKPEMNWRFNKAKGGGSIYDLACYNIHHARFMFGAEPIRVSGMSQAGLEVDDGSYLQLVFSGERVAHISTGFNCAGGQYAEMAGLGGMLRIETAWNNENSAVSIEVTTREGREVIDFEPCFQFALQLEHLCEVLTTGKPHRISPESCVNQMRVIDAAFEAMATGRTVELGN; encoded by the coding sequence ATGTCAACAAATACTTCTTACCGTGTTGGACTTGTCGGCGCGGGTGGAATTGCCAATGCACACGCCAACGCGTGTCAACAAGCACCGAGTGCTGAATTGGCGGCGATCTGTGACGTGTCAGGCGATGCATTAGCCGGTTTCGGTGAACGGTATGACGTGGACCCCGAAAACCGGTATCTTTCTTTAGCAGAGATGTTAGACACTGAGAATTTGGACATCGCCATTATCTGTACCTGGGGTGCCTTTCACGCTGAGGTCGGTATCCAGATTTCTGAATCCCATCAGGTGAAAGCGATTTTGTGTGAAAAGCCGTTTACTTCGACGGCTGCGGAGGCGGAGGCGTTTGTCGGTGCAGCGCAAGAGAACGGTGTACTGGTGGCAGAAGCGTTTAAATTCCGACATCACCCGATGCACCTGAAGGCGAAGGAACTCGTTGATGCAGGGGCAATCGGGGAGTTTAAGGCGATCCGGAGCACCTTCTGCACGGGTGGCGGTGGCGGCGGACCCGAGGCACGTAAGCCTGAGATGAATTGGCGATTTAACAAAGCGAAAGGTGGCGGCAGTATCTACGATTTGGCGTGTTACAATATCCATCATGCGCGATTTATGTTTGGTGCTGAACCGATCCGGGTCTCTGGGATGTCGCAAGCCGGATTAGAAGTGGACGATGGTTCTTACCTACAGTTAGTATTTTCCGGTGAACGGGTTGCCCATATTTCTACGGGTTTTAATTGTGCGGGTGGACAGTACGCCGAAATGGCGGGGTTGGGTGGTATGCTTAGGATTGAGACGGCGTGGAACAATGAGAACTCGGCGGTCAGCATTGAGGTGACTACACGAGAGGGTCGAGAAGTCATTGATTTTGAACCCTGTTTCCAATTTGCTTTGCAGTTAGAGCATCTATGCGAAGTTTTAACAACCGGAAAACCACACCGGATTTCACCGGAAAGCTGCGTGAATCAGATGCGCGTGATTGATGCTGCGTTTGAAGCGATGGCGACTGGACGGACGGTTGAATTGGGAAATTAG
- a CDS encoding SLBB domain-containing protein: MIYFFQGLRVSRFPVRCLQAFPILLFFIASTTLFGDVYRIKKGDTLLIAVVGQPEYTHSVQVREDGKINYFGGDFDVAGQTVTDVNHLIREFLVRDNHVSNPIVMVSPALQENGVFVGGAVKAPGHYPISPETDIGLYRAIALAGGMAENADRQGVQLIRTDDTQNVETYDLSTNRAYKNIRVGVNDLVFVMPLSVVEVQGQVQTPGKLFIRGEIGIVQALARAGGSTQEADLTALIRVAKDGTLTEFNRAEQFWKSSENNSSSPSLSDGDVLYVPNVFKVEPIYVTGYVRNPGAQRVRGPLNLSQAVALAGGFEVSANREEVIIHRRDSTTEEVLLVSDTAEGTTPQRVLLYPGDILEIKKKFQVNWGLVSTFAYIIIAGVGILIQLSQ; encoded by the coding sequence ATGATCTATTTTTTCCAAGGCTTGCGAGTTTCCCGTTTCCCCGTGCGATGCTTGCAAGCATTTCCGATTTTACTATTTTTCATTGCGAGTACCACACTTTTCGGTGATGTTTACCGCATTAAAAAAGGGGATACCCTCCTCATTGCGGTCGTCGGGCAACCGGAGTATACACATTCCGTGCAAGTCCGTGAAGACGGAAAAATTAATTACTTCGGTGGCGACTTTGATGTTGCCGGACAGACGGTGACAGATGTCAATCATCTGATTCGCGAGTTCCTCGTCAGGGATAATCACGTCAGCAATCCGATCGTTATGGTGTCTCCCGCCCTACAGGAGAACGGCGTTTTTGTGGGTGGCGCAGTAAAGGCACCGGGACATTACCCTATCTCACCTGAAACGGACATCGGTTTATACCGGGCCATCGCACTCGCCGGTGGTATGGCGGAGAATGCCGACCGTCAAGGCGTACAACTCATCCGCACCGACGACACACAAAACGTTGAAACCTACGACCTCTCAACCAACCGTGCTTACAAAAATATCCGCGTCGGCGTGAACGATCTCGTGTTCGTCATGCCGCTGAGTGTCGTTGAAGTCCAAGGGCAGGTGCAGACCCCCGGAAAACTCTTTATCCGCGGAGAGATTGGTATTGTGCAGGCACTTGCACGCGCAGGCGGTTCCACGCAAGAGGCAGATCTGACAGCACTCATAAGAGTCGCAAAAGACGGCACACTCACCGAATTTAACCGCGCCGAACAGTTCTGGAAATCATCCGAAAACAATTCATCGTCCCCTTCTTTATCAGACGGCGATGTGTTGTATGTTCCCAACGTCTTCAAGGTTGAACCTATCTATGTGACGGGTTATGTCCGCAATCCGGGGGCACAACGCGTACGTGGACCTTTGAACCTCTCGCAAGCCGTTGCACTCGCGGGAGGGTTTGAAGTCTCTGCGAACCGTGAGGAGGTCATCATCCATCGCCGGGACAGCACGACTGAAGAGGTCTTGTTAGTGTCTGATACCGCCGAAGGCACGACACCGCAGCGGGTGCTACTCTATCCGGGGGACATTTTAGAAATAAAAAAGAAGTTCCAAGTGAATTGGGGGCTCGTCAGTACATTTGCTTACATTATCATCGCAGGTGTAGGCATTCTAATCCAGTTATCGCAGTAG